Proteins from one Thermobifida alba genomic window:
- the murJ gene encoding murein biosynthesis integral membrane protein MurJ, translating to MATDITSDSDDHTGGPAGDAGSRPPTPDPAAAEPSEQSSSPRGGMMRSSMVMAVGTMVSRVTGFFRTVVLAAALGTQLLGDAYNVANTIPFIINDLLIGGLMASVIVPFLVRRRKQDADGGKATEDRLFTSAVVVLLVVTAVAVLLAGPLIQLYASDFLPAQAEVSVFLARFLLAQVFFVGMSGLISAMLNTRDRFGAPVWAPVLNNLVIITVGVLFLFVGTGDTVETVTTADKILLGAGTSCGMVLQTVVLLGSLWRSGYRWRPRLDLRGSGLGEALRTAGWMFLYTLTTQLGFVITSQIATGANVAANLQGDGDAGAGLTAYSYAYQLFQLPYAIIAVSLITVLLPQMSAFAVDKRWDEVRAGFSRTLRVSALILIPLSLAIALYATEVAVLLFAHGNTGDSDAANIGNILMVMSLGLLPFTIFQLMLRVFYALGDTRTPAFLGIGNIAVHGVLALTASWLLPPRLVVVGVAGGFMCSFLVGLLVGGFVLSRRLGGLDGRRIAGTLVRLYLASAPSVLVGWGVLELFRAWFAPGLVVNIGAPVVGCLLALPVFLVSAKLLRVEELRSVLDLVRSRLRR from the coding sequence GTGGCGACCGACATCACCAGCGACAGCGACGACCACACCGGCGGCCCCGCCGGGGACGCGGGGTCCCGCCCTCCCACGCCCGATCCCGCTGCCGCCGAACCGTCGGAGCAGAGCTCCTCGCCCCGGGGCGGCATGATGCGCTCCAGCATGGTCATGGCGGTCGGGACGATGGTGTCCCGGGTCACGGGGTTCTTCCGCACCGTCGTGCTCGCCGCGGCCCTGGGCACCCAGCTGCTCGGGGACGCCTACAACGTCGCCAACACCATTCCGTTCATCATCAACGACCTGCTCATCGGCGGTCTGATGGCGAGCGTGATCGTGCCGTTCCTGGTACGGCGGCGCAAACAGGACGCAGACGGCGGCAAGGCCACCGAGGACCGCCTGTTCACCAGCGCCGTGGTGGTGCTGCTGGTGGTGACGGCGGTCGCGGTCCTCCTCGCGGGGCCGCTGATCCAGCTGTACGCGAGCGACTTCCTGCCCGCGCAGGCCGAGGTGTCGGTGTTCCTGGCGCGTTTCCTGCTCGCCCAGGTGTTCTTCGTCGGTATGAGCGGTCTGATCAGCGCCATGCTGAACACGCGGGACAGGTTCGGCGCTCCGGTGTGGGCGCCCGTGCTCAACAACCTGGTGATCATCACCGTCGGCGTGCTGTTCCTGTTCGTCGGCACCGGCGACACGGTGGAGACGGTGACCACCGCCGACAAGATCCTCCTGGGAGCGGGCACCAGTTGCGGCATGGTCCTGCAGACGGTCGTCCTGCTGGGGTCGCTGTGGCGGTCCGGGTACCGGTGGCGGCCCCGGCTGGACCTGCGCGGCTCCGGGCTGGGCGAGGCGCTGCGCACGGCCGGGTGGATGTTCCTGTACACCCTCACGACCCAGCTGGGTTTCGTGATCACCTCCCAGATCGCCACCGGGGCGAACGTTGCCGCGAACCTGCAGGGTGACGGGGACGCGGGCGCCGGCCTCACCGCCTACAGCTACGCCTACCAGCTCTTCCAGCTGCCGTACGCGATCATCGCGGTCTCCCTGATCACGGTGCTGCTGCCGCAGATGAGCGCGTTCGCCGTCGACAAGCGGTGGGACGAGGTGCGTGCCGGCTTCTCCCGCACTCTCCGGGTCTCCGCGCTGATCCTGATCCCGCTGTCGCTGGCGATCGCGCTGTACGCCACGGAGGTCGCGGTGCTGCTGTTCGCGCACGGCAACACCGGTGACAGCGACGCGGCGAACATCGGCAACATCCTGATGGTGATGTCGCTCGGGCTGCTGCCCTTCACCATCTTCCAGTTGATGCTGCGGGTGTTCTACGCGCTGGGCGACACCCGCACCCCCGCGTTCCTCGGCATCGGCAACATCGCCGTGCACGGTGTGCTGGCGCTGACCGCGTCCTGGCTGCTGCCGCCCCGGCTGGTGGTCGTCGGCGTGGCCGGCGGGTTCATGTGCTCCTTCCTGGTGGGCCTGCTGGTCGGAGGCTTCGTCCTCAGCCGTCGGCTGGGCGGTCTGGACGGGCGCCGCATCGCGGGCACGCTGGTCCGGCTGTACCTGGCGTCCGCCCCCAGTGTCCTGGTCGGGTGGGGCGTGCTGGAGTTGTTCCGGGCGTGGTTCGCCCCGGGGCTGGTCGTCAACATCGGTGCGCCGGTGGTCGGCTGCCTGTTGGCGCTGCCGGTGTTCCTGGTCTCCGCCAAACTGCTGCGGGTGGAGGAGTTGCGGTCGGTGCTGGACCTGGTCAGGTCCCGCCTGCGGCGCTGA
- the sigM gene encoding RNA polymerase sigma factor SigM translates to MNTVTDAVQEIPDKELLFRHNQGDEHAFSELVKRHHARLWAVAIRVLGDQEEAADALQDAFLSAFRGAHRFRGEAMVSTWLHRIVVNACHDRLRRRMVRPAVPTEDNTLDILSNERGGPAPDPTGRSDTSLDVHAALEYLPVEQRLALVLVDMLGYRVEDAARILEIAPGTVKSRCARGRARLLPYLAHLRNPGDSPDVPSPKGGGRRS, encoded by the coding sequence GTGAACACGGTGACCGACGCGGTTCAGGAGATCCCCGACAAAGAGCTGCTGTTCAGACACAACCAGGGTGATGAGCACGCCTTCAGCGAACTGGTGAAGCGGCACCACGCACGGCTGTGGGCCGTGGCGATTCGCGTACTGGGCGACCAGGAGGAGGCCGCCGACGCGCTGCAGGACGCCTTCCTGTCGGCCTTCCGCGGCGCTCACCGGTTCCGCGGCGAGGCGATGGTCAGCACGTGGCTGCACCGGATCGTCGTCAACGCCTGCCACGACCGGCTGCGCCGCAGGATGGTCCGTCCCGCGGTGCCCACCGAGGACAACACCCTCGACATCCTCTCCAACGAACGCGGAGGGCCCGCCCCCGACCCCACCGGCCGCAGCGACACCTCCCTCGACGTCCACGCCGCCCTGGAGTACCTCCCCGTCGAGCAGCGGCTCGCCCTCGTCCTCGTGGACATGCTCGGCTACCGGGTGGAGGACGCCGCGAGGATCCTGGAGATCGCACCGGGCACGGTGAAGAGCCGGTGTGCTAGGGGGCGCGCTCGGCTTCTCCCATATCTTGCCCATCTCAGGAACCCTGGCGACTCCCCAGACGTCCCATCTCCGAAAGGAGGTGGCAGGAGATCGTGA
- a CDS encoding ParA family protein, with product MSARGRTGETWPRPERCRIMSVANQKGGVGKTTTTVNLAVALAMHGNRVLVVDLDPQGNASTALGMERAVDSRSIYHCLVEDEELRELARPVPDVPNLWCVPATIDLAGAEIELVSLVARESRLKRAFSAYDAKDLDYILIDCPPSLGLLTVNAMVACEEVLIPIQCEYYALEGVGQLLRNIELVKSHLNPELFISTVLLTMYDGRTRLASQVAEEVRGHFGDLVLKTMIPRSVRVSEAPSYGQSVMTYDPGSTGAMAYLDAARELAFRTQSHRENR from the coding sequence ATGAGCGCGCGCGGACGTACGGGGGAGACGTGGCCGCGTCCCGAGCGGTGCCGCATCATGAGTGTGGCCAACCAGAAGGGCGGCGTCGGCAAGACGACCACCACGGTCAACCTCGCGGTGGCACTCGCGATGCACGGCAACCGGGTGCTGGTGGTCGATCTGGACCCGCAGGGGAACGCGTCCACAGCCCTGGGCATGGAACGCGCGGTTGATTCCCGCTCGATCTACCATTGCCTGGTGGAGGACGAGGAGCTCCGGGAGCTGGCGCGGCCGGTGCCGGACGTGCCGAACCTGTGGTGTGTGCCGGCCACGATCGACCTGGCGGGAGCAGAGATCGAACTGGTCTCCCTGGTGGCCAGGGAGTCGCGACTGAAGCGGGCTTTCAGCGCCTACGATGCCAAAGACCTCGACTACATCCTGATCGACTGCCCGCCCTCCCTGGGGCTGCTGACGGTCAACGCCATGGTCGCCTGTGAAGAGGTGCTGATTCCCATCCAGTGCGAGTACTACGCGCTCGAAGGTGTGGGGCAGCTGCTGCGCAACATCGAACTGGTGAAGTCGCACCTCAATCCGGAGCTCTTCATCTCCACGGTTCTCCTCACGATGTACGACGGTCGGACGCGGCTGGCGTCACAGGTGGCGGAAGAGGTCCGGGGGCACTTCGGGGACCTGGTGCTGAAGACGATGATCCCCCGGAGCGTCCGTGTGTCCGAAGCGCCCAGTTACGGTCAGTCGGTCATGACCTACGACCCGGGGTCGACGGGAGCCATGGCCTACCTGGACGCCGCTCGTGAACTGGCCTTCCGGACGCAGAGCCACAGGGAGAACCGGTGA
- the trxA gene encoding thioredoxin, translating into MAAIQDVTDANFDEVVLKSDLPVLVDFWADWCGPCKMIAPVLEQIAAEQEGKLTIVKLNADQNPDTVRRYGVMGLPTLNLYKNGEVVKQLVGAKPKRVLEKELEEFL; encoded by the coding sequence ATGGCCGCCATTCAGGACGTCACCGACGCCAACTTCGACGAGGTCGTCCTCAAAAGCGACCTTCCTGTCCTGGTCGACTTCTGGGCCGACTGGTGCGGCCCCTGCAAGATGATCGCTCCGGTCCTGGAGCAGATCGCCGCGGAGCAGGAAGGCAAACTGACCATCGTCAAGCTGAACGCCGACCAGAACCCGGACACGGTGCGCCGGTACGGAGTGATGGGCCTGCCCACCCTCAACCTCTACAAGAACGGCGAGGTCGTGAAGCAGCTCGTCGGCGCCAAGCCCAAGCGCGTCCTGGAGAAGGAACTCGAAGAGTTCCTGTGA
- a CDS encoding ParB/RepB/Spo0J family partition protein: protein MSQQRRGLGKGLGALIPQGPSVAPGTTRGTVLGAQPPSAPQTVDGAYLEKIPVDAVLPNPRQPRQHFDEDALAELTASITEVGLLQPVVVRRVNRSVSGAARYELIMGERRWRASQRAGLKEIPAIVRETSDDEMLRDALLENLHRQELNPLEEAAAYQQLLDDFGVTHEELAKRIGRSRPHISNTIRLLNLSPAVQRKVAARVITAGHARALLAVEDPELQERLAHRIVAEGLSVRALEEIIAFGDLETPVKRQKPARKENAPELEEVANRLSDVFDTRVKVDMGRNKGKIVVEFATKEDLERILATMAPGLVTEN from the coding sequence TTGAGCCAACAGCGGCGCGGTCTTGGCAAAGGACTGGGAGCGCTCATCCCGCAGGGGCCGTCGGTGGCCCCCGGGACCACCCGGGGCACTGTGCTGGGAGCTCAGCCACCCTCCGCCCCCCAGACCGTCGACGGGGCCTACCTGGAGAAGATTCCGGTCGATGCGGTGCTCCCCAATCCCCGGCAGCCGCGGCAGCACTTCGACGAGGATGCACTCGCCGAGCTGACCGCGTCGATCACCGAGGTGGGGCTGCTCCAGCCCGTTGTCGTCCGCAGGGTGAACCGCAGCGTGAGCGGTGCCGCCAGGTACGAACTGATCATGGGAGAGCGGCGGTGGCGGGCGAGCCAGCGCGCCGGCCTCAAGGAGATTCCGGCGATCGTCCGCGAGACCTCCGACGACGAGATGCTGCGGGACGCACTGCTGGAGAACCTGCACCGGCAGGAACTCAACCCGCTGGAGGAGGCCGCCGCCTACCAGCAACTGCTGGACGACTTCGGGGTGACCCACGAAGAGTTGGCCAAGCGGATCGGCCGTTCCCGGCCGCACATCAGCAACACGATCCGGTTGCTCAACCTGTCGCCCGCGGTGCAGCGCAAGGTCGCCGCCAGAGTGATCACTGCGGGCCACGCCAGGGCGCTGCTCGCGGTGGAGGATCCCGAACTCCAGGAGCGCCTCGCGCACCGCATCGTCGCGGAGGGGCTCTCCGTGCGCGCACTGGAAGAGATCATCGCGTTCGGCGACCTGGAAACCCCCGTGAAGCGCCAGAAGCCGGCGCGCAAGGAGAACGCTCCGGAACTCGAAGAGGTGGCCAACCGGCTCTCCGACGTCTTCGACACCCGGGTGAAGGTCGACATGGGGCGGAACAAGGGGAAGATCGTCGTGGAGTTCGCCACCAAGGAGGACCTGGAACGCATTCTCGCCACGATGGCTCCGGGACTGGTCACCGAGAACTGA
- the rsmG gene encoding 16S rRNA (guanine(527)-N(7))-methyltransferase RsmG: MTGHVVLSDAARELFGETLPVAQRYAELLADAGVTRGLIGPREVPRLWERHLMNCAVVEELIPRGADVIDIGSGAGLPGVVLGILRPDLSVTLLEPLLRRTVFLQECVELLDLDNVTVHRGRAEEVRKKLRADFVTARAVAPLPKLIGWALPLLRNRGSLLALKGERAEAELEAARQELSKQRPNTADVVRVGSGKVNPATTVVRVTVTTDLEAGTKAAPSKSQRTPGGRKKRGRKR, from the coding sequence ATGACCGGGCATGTCGTCCTGTCCGATGCGGCTCGGGAGTTGTTCGGTGAGACATTGCCGGTGGCGCAGCGGTACGCCGAACTGCTCGCGGACGCGGGGGTGACACGCGGACTGATCGGTCCGCGCGAGGTCCCCCGCCTGTGGGAGCGCCACCTGATGAACTGCGCTGTGGTCGAGGAACTGATCCCCAGGGGAGCAGACGTCATCGACATCGGTTCGGGGGCCGGGCTCCCCGGAGTGGTGCTGGGAATCCTGCGGCCGGACCTGTCGGTGACACTGCTGGAACCGCTGCTCCGGAGGACGGTGTTCCTGCAGGAGTGCGTGGAACTCCTCGACCTGGACAACGTCACGGTCCACCGGGGACGCGCCGAAGAGGTGCGCAAGAAGTTGAGAGCGGATTTCGTCACAGCGCGGGCGGTCGCTCCGCTGCCGAAGCTCATCGGCTGGGCCCTGCCGCTGCTCCGCAACCGAGGGAGTCTGCTCGCGCTGAAGGGGGAGCGGGCCGAGGCCGAGTTGGAGGCCGCTCGCCAAGAATTGTCCAAACAGCGTCCTAACACCGCAGACGTTGTCCGAGTGGGGAGCGGTAAAGTCAATCCAGCTACCACGGTCGTTCGCGTCACGGTCACGACTGATCTTGAGGCCGGAACCAAGGCGGCCCCGTCCAAGTCCCAACGCACGCCTGGCGGTAGGAAGAAGCGCGGACGGAAGAGGTGA
- a CDS encoding protein kinase family protein yields the protein MSTFMIEPGARLANRYRLDELVSETSGASLWKATDETLARPVGVWTFADGFGRTGEAVRAARAASRVSDARVTQVFDADDSGATPYVVQEWISGTTLSDLLRNGPLEPERAAGLVAEAAEALTAAAQMGIHHLRLTPDKLVWSVGGAVKVTGLGLDAALHDITVEHPQTVDAQGLGRLLYAALTGYWPGPETTGLRPAPLVSGRPCEPSQIIAGIPDQLNEIVCRAAFQTSGREGPLRTPQEFADALADVPRVVPIPMAQAAPPPPPPVGTSRISGQLDVAAAAPPAPRAPRPSRRRTPPPSEGSLTNRILIGVVALLVFVAVVMGAWLLGSNMRDGGSGPQIAEVPDGSEEVELVTLTPASATGFDPPPAGDNNEHNDKAPNTIDGDPSTHWNTEGYNSAEFGNFKEGVGLLIDMGAEVEIHEADLTFGSGTYSAELYVRSESGGAPGEDEEPVWQGSGVSGAVPVKLDEPATGRYVVVWFVSPLSEDGGKYRGTVNEVELRGIQ from the coding sequence ATGAGCACCTTCATGATTGAGCCCGGTGCGAGGCTCGCCAATCGCTATCGACTCGACGAATTGGTGAGCGAGACCAGCGGAGCCTCACTGTGGAAGGCGACCGACGAAACTCTCGCGCGCCCCGTCGGGGTCTGGACGTTCGCCGACGGCTTCGGCCGCACCGGCGAGGCGGTCCGTGCTGCCCGCGCGGCCAGCCGTGTCTCCGACGCCCGCGTCACCCAGGTGTTCGATGCCGACGACTCCGGTGCCACCCCCTACGTGGTCCAGGAGTGGATCTCCGGCACGACCCTGTCGGACCTGCTGCGCAACGGTCCTCTGGAACCCGAACGTGCCGCGGGTCTCGTGGCCGAGGCCGCCGAGGCACTCACCGCGGCCGCGCAGATGGGCATCCACCACCTGCGGCTGACCCCGGACAAGCTGGTGTGGAGTGTCGGCGGCGCGGTCAAGGTGACCGGCCTCGGGCTCGACGCCGCACTGCACGACATCACCGTCGAGCACCCGCAGACCGTGGACGCGCAGGGTCTGGGACGGCTGCTGTACGCCGCCCTCACCGGGTACTGGCCGGGTCCCGAGACGACCGGCCTGCGTCCCGCCCCGCTCGTCTCGGGACGCCCGTGCGAGCCTTCCCAGATCATCGCGGGCATCCCCGACCAGCTCAACGAGATCGTCTGCCGCGCGGCCTTCCAGACCAGCGGCCGCGAGGGGCCGCTGCGCACCCCGCAGGAGTTCGCCGACGCCCTCGCCGACGTGCCCCGGGTAGTTCCGATCCCGATGGCCCAGGCGGCTCCCCCGCCTCCGCCGCCGGTGGGGACCTCCCGTATCTCCGGACAGCTCGACGTGGCCGCGGCCGCACCGCCCGCCCCCCGGGCTCCCCGTCCGTCCCGCCGCCGCACCCCGCCGCCGTCCGAGGGATCCCTGACCAACCGGATCCTGATCGGAGTCGTGGCCCTGCTGGTCTTCGTCGCCGTGGTGATGGGCGCGTGGCTGCTCGGCAGCAACATGAGGGACGGCGGCTCCGGGCCGCAGATCGCGGAGGTCCCCGACGGCAGCGAAGAGGTCGAACTGGTGACGCTCACCCCGGCGAGCGCGACCGGTTTCGACCCGCCTCCGGCGGGCGACAACAACGAACACAACGACAAGGCTCCGAACACCATCGACGGCGACCCCTCGACCCACTGGAACACCGAGGGGTACAACAGCGCCGAGTTCGGCAACTTCAAGGAGGGTGTCGGCCTGCTCATCGACATGGGTGCCGAGGTGGAGATCCACGAGGCGGACCTCACCTTCGGCAGCGGCACCTACAGTGCCGAGCTGTACGTGCGCAGTGAGTCCGGCGGAGCCCCGGGGGAGGACGAGGAACCTGTCTGGCAGGGCTCTGGAGTATCCGGAGCGGTCCCCGTTAAGCTGGACGAACCCGCTACCGGGCGGTATGTGGTGGTCTGGTTCGTCTCCCCCCTTTCTGAGGACGGCGGTAAATACCGGGGCACTGTCAACGAGGTCGAACTACGCGGAATTCAGTGA
- the trxB gene encoding thioredoxin-disulfide reductase, with translation MSNVRNVIIIGSGPAGYTAAVYAARAELKPLVFEGSITAGGALMNTTEVENFPGFPDGIMGPELMDNMRKQAERFGAELLPEDVTEVDLTATPKVVKAGDQTFHARTVIIATGSGYRKLGVPGEEEFSGRGTSWCATCDGFFFREQDIAVVGGGDTAMEEAIFLTRFARSVTVIHRRDQLRASKILQERAFANEKISFVWNSEVTEVLGDTRVNAVRLRNRVTGEESTLDVSGLFIAIGHDPRVELFKGQLDLDEEGYLKVDSPSTRTNLPGVFACGDVVDHTYRQAVTAAGTGCAAALDAERYLAELAD, from the coding sequence GTGAGTAACGTCCGTAACGTCATCATCATTGGCTCCGGGCCTGCTGGTTACACCGCAGCCGTGTACGCGGCCCGCGCGGAACTGAAGCCTCTCGTCTTCGAGGGCTCCATCACAGCGGGCGGCGCGTTGATGAACACCACCGAGGTGGAGAACTTCCCCGGCTTCCCCGACGGGATCATGGGTCCCGAACTGATGGACAACATGCGCAAGCAGGCCGAGCGGTTCGGTGCCGAACTCCTCCCCGAGGACGTCACAGAAGTCGACCTCACCGCCACCCCGAAGGTGGTCAAGGCCGGCGACCAGACCTTCCACGCGCGCACGGTGATCATCGCCACCGGTTCCGGATACCGCAAGCTCGGCGTTCCCGGCGAGGAGGAGTTCTCCGGACGGGGCACCTCCTGGTGTGCCACCTGCGACGGCTTCTTCTTCCGGGAGCAGGACATCGCCGTTGTCGGCGGTGGCGACACCGCTATGGAGGAAGCGATCTTCCTCACCCGGTTCGCCCGTTCCGTGACGGTCATCCACCGCCGTGACCAACTGCGTGCCAGCAAGATCCTGCAGGAGCGTGCGTTCGCCAACGAGAAGATCTCGTTCGTGTGGAACAGTGAGGTTACCGAGGTCCTCGGCGACACCAGGGTCAACGCGGTCCGACTGCGGAACCGGGTGACCGGTGAGGAGAGCACCCTCGATGTCAGCGGACTGTTCATCGCGATCGGCCACGACCCCCGCGTGGAACTCTTCAAGGGTCAGCTCGACCTCGACGAGGAGGGCTACCTGAAGGTCGACTCGCCCAGCACCCGGACCAACCTCCCCGGCGTGTTCGCCTGCGGTGACGTGGTCGACCACACCTACCGTCAGGCCGTCACCGCAGCGGGAACCGGATGCGCCGCCGCCCTGGACGCCGAGCGCTACCTGGCCGAACTGGCAGACTGA
- a CDS encoding anti-sigma factor family protein yields the protein MTSHVDPETLALFAEGELRDKDREQEVRAWLAESEEARAQLAELREVSQILASAPVPPMPEGLIDRIDEALRTEAKKHPVPSRPTVAPLAPPDQDTKVRPLHRPRGPARWMPFLVAAAAAVFVLGAGTAVVSGLFTAPETTGSGTVLAPPPAPSPQAALPYRLAVVSSGTDYTADGLATQGASVLDRSALSDFGESTEESESLVPRTDEAIPAEVTSCAEALSGAYGTPTLVDIASYEGQPAWIMFFPATSGTGAEGYAIWVVEPGCAEEDDPDSAVVDTAVLRSQQ from the coding sequence GTGACGTCTCATGTGGACCCCGAGACACTCGCGTTATTCGCCGAAGGAGAGCTGAGGGACAAGGACAGGGAGCAGGAGGTACGCGCCTGGCTCGCCGAGTCCGAGGAAGCCCGGGCTCAGCTCGCGGAATTGCGGGAAGTGTCGCAGATCCTGGCCTCCGCCCCGGTGCCACCCATGCCCGAAGGGCTGATCGACCGCATCGACGAAGCGTTGCGGACCGAGGCGAAGAAGCATCCCGTTCCTTCCCGTCCCACGGTCGCTCCGCTGGCCCCACCCGACCAGGACACGAAGGTGCGTCCGCTCCACCGGCCTCGCGGACCGGCCCGCTGGATGCCGTTCCTGGTCGCCGCCGCGGCGGCGGTCTTCGTGCTGGGTGCCGGCACGGCCGTGGTCAGCGGTCTGTTCACCGCTCCCGAAACCACCGGTTCCGGGACGGTGCTCGCGCCGCCTCCGGCTCCTTCGCCCCAGGCCGCGCTGCCCTACCGGCTCGCCGTGGTGTCCAGTGGCACCGACTACACCGCGGACGGCCTCGCCACGCAGGGAGCGTCGGTCCTCGACCGCTCCGCCCTGTCCGACTTCGGCGAGAGCACGGAGGAGTCCGAGTCTCTCGTCCCCCGGACGGACGAGGCCATCCCCGCCGAGGTCACCTCGTGCGCCGAAGCGCTCAGCGGTGCCTACGGCACCCCGACCCTGGTGGACATCGCCTCCTACGAGGGACAGCCGGCGTGGATCATGTTCTTCCCCGCAACGTCCGGCACCGGAGCGGAAGGTTACGCGATCTGGGTGGTCGAGCCGGGCTGCGCGGAAGAGGACGATCCGGACTCCGCGGTGGTCGACACCGCGGTTCTCCGCAGTCAGCAGTGA